The Shewanella mangrovisoli genome has a window encoding:
- a CDS encoding peptidylprolyl isomerase yields MYKTAAAVHILVKHKEQAEDIIKQLNKGANFGALAKRYSSCPSAKKGGDLGEFKRGQMVPQFDKVAFSGELLVPHLVKTKFGWHVVKVLYRT; encoded by the coding sequence ATGTATAAAACCGCAGCCGCAGTGCATATCCTTGTTAAACACAAAGAGCAGGCGGAAGATATTATTAAGCAATTGAATAAAGGCGCGAATTTTGGCGCGTTAGCCAAGCGCTATTCCTCATGTCCGTCGGCGAAAAAGGGCGGTGATCTCGGTGAATTCAAGCGTGGGCAAATGGTGCCGCAGTTCGATAAAGTCGCTTTTTCTGGTGAGTTATTAGTGCCACATCTCGTTAAAACCAAATTTGGCTGGCATGTGGTGAAGGTGTTGTATCGCACTTAA